AAGGAAGCTGTGGAGGAGGCGAAGGCCAAAGCCCAGGAGGCAGAGGAAGCCAAAGCCGACGCCGCCGGGGAAGCAGCAGAAAAGGAAGAAAACGTTTCCAAAGAAGAGGATTCCAAAGAAGAAACCTCTGAGGGAACGGAAGAAAAAGAAGAAAGCGAAGACTCATCCGGTAAGAAACTGTTTGGCAAGAAGAACAAGAAAGACAAGAAGGATGAGAAGATCGAAGAACTGACGGATAAGCTTACCCGCCAGATGGCTGAGTTTGATAACTTCCGCAAGCGTACAGAGAAGGAGAAATCCCAGATGTACGAGATAGGCGCGAAAGATATCATAGATAAGATCCTCCCCATCGTCGACAACTTCGAGAGAGGTCTGGGGGCGGTGACGGAAGAGGAAAAAGAAGATCCCTTTGTACAGGGAATGGAGAAGGTGTATAAGCAGTTAATGACAACACTGGACGGGATTGGAGTCAAACCCATCGAAGCGGTGGGCAAGGAGTTCAACCCGGACTTCCACAACGCAGTGATGCATGTGGAGGATGAGGAGCTTGGCGAGAACATTATCGCAGAAGAGTTCCAGAAAGGTTATATGTACCATGATTCTGTGGTGAGACACAGCATGGTAAAGGTAGCAAACTAAGATTGAAATCATAAATTAGGAGGAAGAGCATTATGGGCAAGATCATTGGAATTGACTTGGGAACAACAAACAGCTGTGTAGCCGTAATGGAAGGCGGACAGCCTACCGTTATCGCCAATACTGAAGGTGCCAGGACTACACCGTCTGTAGTTGCATTTACAAAAACAGGAGAGCGTCTGGTAGGAGAGCCTGCGAAACGTCAGGCAGTCACCAACGCGGAGAGGACCATTTCTTCTATTAAGAGAGAGATGGGTTCCGATTACAGAGTTACCATCGACGGAAAGAAATATTCTCCACAGGAGATTTCCGCGATGATCCTTCAGAAGCTGAAAGCAGACGCGGAAGGCTATCTGGGAGAGAAAGTGACAGAGGCGGTTATCACCGTTCCTGCCTACTTCAACGACGCGCAGCGTCAGGCGACCAAGGACGCCGGCAAGATCGCGGGCCTGGATGTAAAACGTATCATCAACGAGCCTACAGCGGCGGCCCTGGCTTATGGCCTGGACAATGAGAAAGAACAGAAGATCATGGTTTACGACCTGGGCGGCGGTACTTTTGATGTGTCTATCATCGAGATCGGCGACGGCGTTATCGAGGTTCTGTCCACAGCCGGAAACAACCGTCTGGGCGGCGATGACTTCGACCAGAAGATCACCGATTACATGATCGCTGAATTCAAGAAACAGGAAGGAGTGGACCTGTCCACCGACAAGATGGCCCTTCAGAGACTGAAGGAGGCTGCGGAGAAGGCAAAGAAAGAGTTGTCTTCCGCAACCACCACCAACATCAACCTTCCGTTTATCACTGCTACGTCAGAAGGACCGAAGCATTTCGACATGAACCTGACGAGAGCGAAATTTGATGAATTGACCCACGATCTGGTAGAGAAGACTTCTGAGCCGGTGACCCGCGCCCTTTCCGACGCAGGGATCACAGCTTCCGAGCTTGGCCAGGTACTTCTGGTAGGCGGATCTACCCGTATCCCGGCGGTTCAGGAGGAAGTAAAACGTCTGACCGGCAAAGAGCCCAGCAAGTCTCTGAACCCGGATGAGTGTGTTGCCCTTGGAGCTTCTGTACAGGGCGGCAAGCTGGCAGGAGACGCCGGCGCAGGGGATGTGCTCCTTCTGGATGTTACTCCGTTGTCTCTGTCCATTGAGACTATGGGCGGCGTAGCTACCAGACTGATCGAGCGGAACACCACCATCCCGACCAAGAAGAGCCAGATCTTCTCTACAGCGGCGGATAATCAGACCGCGGTAGATATTAACGTGGTACAGGGCGAACGGCAGTTTGCAAGAGACAACAAGTCTCTGGGCCAGTTCCGTCTGGACGGAATCCCGCCGGCTCCCCGTGGAGTACCGCAGATCGAGGTTACTTTCGATATCGACGCCAACGGTATCGTAAATGTTTCCGCCAAGGATCTGGGAACTGGAAAAGAGCAGCATATCACCATCACTGCCGGCTCCAATATGTCCGATGACGAGATTAACAAGGCAGTGAAAGAGGCGGCTGAGTTCGAGGCCCAGGACAAGAAGCGTAAAGAGGGCATTGACGCGAAGAACGACGCAGATGCGCTGGTATTCCAGACTGAAAAGGCGCTGGGCGAAGTGGGCGACAAGATCGACGCCGCAGACAAAGCTTCTGTAGAGGCAGACTGCAAGGCCCTGAAGGATATCCTGGAGAATGTGAACATGGAGAGCATGACCGATGATCAGGTTGCCCAGATCAAGGCCGGCAAGGAGAAACTGATGGAGAGCGCCCAGAAACTGTTCACCAAGATGTATGAGCAGGCAGGCGCGGCAGCAGGCGCACAGGGAGCAGGCCCCAATCCGGGAGCAGGATCCACCCAGGGCGCAGGCCCGGCTCCGGAAGGATTCCAGGGAGATGACGTAGTAGACGGAGATTATAAAGAAGTCTAAGAGCTGTAAAAGCACGGACGATTCCGGGGAACCGGCGGGAAGTCCCTAGGGGCGCCTGCCGGAGTCTCCGGAATTTCCTTGTGTATAAGGTTCTTGGCCAGGAGAAAGGAACAGTTGCGATGGCGGAAGCAAAGAGAGATTACTATGAAGTCCTTGGCGTCAGCAGAGACGCGGATGAGGCGACATTAAAGAAAGCGTATCGTCAGGTTGCGAAGAAGTACCATCCGGATATGAATCCGGGAGACGCGGAGGCGGAGCGGAAGTTTAAAGAAGCTTCCGAGGCCTATGCGATCCTCAGCGATCCGGAGAAGCGGCGCCAGTACGACCAGTTCGGTCACGCCGCCTTTGAAGGAGGAGCCGGAGGCGCCGGCGGATTTGGCGGGTTCGATTTCAGCGGCGCGGATTTCAGCGACATTTTCGGCGATATTTTCGGTGATCTGTTTGGCGGCGGGAGAAGAGGCCGCGCCAGCCAGGGACCGATGAAGGGGATGAACATCCGAAAGAGCGTGCGGATCACCTTCGAAGAGGCAGTGTTTGGCTGCGAGAAAGAGCTGGACGTTGTCCTTAAAGATCCCTGCCCCAAGTGTGGCGGCACCGGAGCAAAACCGGGGACCTCTCCGGTTATCTGTCCAAAATGCGGCGGCAAAGGCCAGGTGGTCTTCACGCAGCAGTCCTTCTTTGGAACAGTTCAGAATGTACAGACTTGTCCGGACTGCCACGGCACCGGCAAGATCATCAAAGAGAAATGTCCGGATTGCGGCGGCACCGGATATGTATCCAACCGGAAGACCATTTCCGTATCCATTCCGGCAGGGATTGACAACGGCCAGAGTGTGCGCATCCGGGAGAAAGGCGAGCCGGGGGTGAACGGCGGGCCGAGAGGGGATCTTCTGGTAGAAGTTTCCGTGTCCAGACATCCCATTTTCCAGCGCCAGGATATGCATATCTTCTCCACCGTGCCAATCTCCTTCGCCCAGGCGGCTCTGGGAGCAAATATCCGGATCAAGACGGTGGACGGCGAGGTGCTCTACACCGTGAA
This window of the Massilistercora timonensis genome carries:
- the grpE gene encoding nucleotide exchange factor GrpE encodes the protein MENKQEKSQEEMVKEAVEEAKAKAQEAEEAKADAAGEAAEKEENVSKEEDSKEETSEGTEEKEESEDSSGKKLFGKKNKKDKKDEKIEELTDKLTRQMAEFDNFRKRTEKEKSQMYEIGAKDIIDKILPIVDNFERGLGAVTEEEKEDPFVQGMEKVYKQLMTTLDGIGVKPIEAVGKEFNPDFHNAVMHVEDEELGENIIAEEFQKGYMYHDSVVRHSMVKVAN
- the dnaK gene encoding molecular chaperone DnaK; protein product: MGKIIGIDLGTTNSCVAVMEGGQPTVIANTEGARTTPSVVAFTKTGERLVGEPAKRQAVTNAERTISSIKREMGSDYRVTIDGKKYSPQEISAMILQKLKADAEGYLGEKVTEAVITVPAYFNDAQRQATKDAGKIAGLDVKRIINEPTAAALAYGLDNEKEQKIMVYDLGGGTFDVSIIEIGDGVIEVLSTAGNNRLGGDDFDQKITDYMIAEFKKQEGVDLSTDKMALQRLKEAAEKAKKELSSATTTNINLPFITATSEGPKHFDMNLTRAKFDELTHDLVEKTSEPVTRALSDAGITASELGQVLLVGGSTRIPAVQEEVKRLTGKEPSKSLNPDECVALGASVQGGKLAGDAGAGDVLLLDVTPLSLSIETMGGVATRLIERNTTIPTKKSQIFSTAADNQTAVDINVVQGERQFARDNKSLGQFRLDGIPPAPRGVPQIEVTFDIDANGIVNVSAKDLGTGKEQHITITAGSNMSDDEINKAVKEAAEFEAQDKKRKEGIDAKNDADALVFQTEKALGEVGDKIDAADKASVEADCKALKDILENVNMESMTDDQVAQIKAGKEKLMESAQKLFTKMYEQAGAAAGAQGAGPNPGAGSTQGAGPAPEGFQGDDVVDGDYKEV
- the dnaJ gene encoding molecular chaperone DnaJ; the encoded protein is MAEAKRDYYEVLGVSRDADEATLKKAYRQVAKKYHPDMNPGDAEAERKFKEASEAYAILSDPEKRRQYDQFGHAAFEGGAGGAGGFGGFDFSGADFSDIFGDIFGDLFGGGRRGRASQGPMKGMNIRKSVRITFEEAVFGCEKELDVVLKDPCPKCGGTGAKPGTSPVICPKCGGKGQVVFTQQSFFGTVQNVQTCPDCHGTGKIIKEKCPDCGGTGYVSNRKTISVSIPAGIDNGQSVRIREKGEPGVNGGPRGDLLVEVSVSRHPIFQRQDMHIFSTVPISFAQAALGANIRIKTVDGEVLYTVKPGTKTDTKVRLKGKGVPSVRNPQVRGDHYVTLVIQTPERLSPEAKEALRRFDELSGNTLGMPAEGKSETGAKAGKKKKGFMDKMKEVLDD